A window of the Lolium perenne isolate Kyuss_39 chromosome 7, Kyuss_2.0, whole genome shotgun sequence genome harbors these coding sequences:
- the LOC127312259 gene encoding putative anthocyanidin reductase isoform X1, whose protein sequence is MGSVGGGSPEHGQHAAAPVCVSGATGYVGSWLVRTLLRRGRRVHATARDPAKAWRTLSAVEGTERLRVFRADMAEEGSFDDAVSGCAALFHVAASMDLHLAPDQHHVEERARSQVLEPATRGIINVLRSCVRAGTVRRVIFTSSVSTLSSAAAAGAEEGVVDESCLRDLDDVWATKPIGWVYILSKRLAEEAAFSFARDNGIHLVSIVLPTVAGPFLTPAVPTSVQLLLSPVTRDPKLHALLASVHARFGCVPLAHVQDACDAHVFLMDAPAAEGRYLCAGGSRGMAQIARLLSSHYPPFKPAERQAIELWFFTCFSIFFCDLILGKF, encoded by the exons ATGGGCAGCGTTGGCGGTGGCTCGCCGGAACATGGCCAGCATGCCGCGGCGCCGGTGTGCGTGTCGGGCGCCACCGGCTACGTCGGCTCGTGGCTGGTCCGCACGCTGCTGCGGCGGGGCCGCCGCGTCCACGCCACGGCGAGGGATCCAG CCAAGGCGTGGCGGACGCTGTCGGCGGTGGAGGGGACGGAGCGGCTGAGGGTGTTCCGGGCGGACATGGCCGAGGAAGGGAGCTTCGACGACGCCGTGAGCGGCTGCGCCGCGCTCTTCCACGTCGCCGCCTCCATGGACCTCCACCTAGCGCCCGACCAGCACCACGTCG AGGAGCGGGCGAGGTCGCAGGTGCTGGAGCCGGCGACGCGGGGCATCATCAACGTGCTTCGGTCCTGCGTCCGCGCCGGGACCGTCCGCCGGGTCATCTTCACCTCCTCCGTCAGCACCTTGtcttccgcggcggcggcgggcgcggaGGAGGGGGTCGTCGACGAGTCATGCCTCCGAGACCTCGACGACGTCTGGGCCACCAAGCCCATCGGCTGG GTCTACATCCTGTCGAAGCggctggcggaggaggcggcgttcTCGTTCGCGCGAGACAACGGCATCCACCTCGTCTCCATCGTGCTGCCCACCGTCGCCGGCCCGTTCCTGACGCCGGCCGTGCCCACCAGCGTGCAGCTCCTCCTCTCCCCCGTAACAC GAGACCCGAAGCTGCACGCGCTGCTGGCGTCGGTGCACGCGAGGTTCGGGTGCGTGCCGCTGGCGCACGTCCAGGACGCCTGCGACGCGCACGTCTTCCTCATGGACGCGCCGGCCGCCGAGGGGCGGTACCTGTGCGCCGGCGGGAGCCGCGGGATGGCCCAGATCGCCCGGCTCCTCTCCTCGCACTATCCACCGTTCAAGCCAGCAGAACGGCAAGCAATCGAGCTATGGTTTTTCACGtgtttttcgatttttttctgtgaTCTGATTCTTGGAAAGTTTTGA
- the LOC127312259 gene encoding putative anthocyanidin reductase isoform X2 has protein sequence MGSVGGGSPEHGQHAAAPVCVSGATGYVGSWLVRTLLRRGRRVHATARDPEERARSQVLEPATRGIINVLRSCVRAGTVRRVIFTSSVSTLSSAAAAGAEEGVVDESCLRDLDDVWATKPIGWVYILSKRLAEEAAFSFARDNGIHLVSIVLPTVAGPFLTPAVPTSVQLLLSPVTRDPKLHALLASVHARFGCVPLAHVQDACDAHVFLMDAPAAEGRYLCAGGSRGMAQIARLLSSHYPPFKPAERQAIELWFFTCFSIFFCDLILGKF, from the exons ATGGGCAGCGTTGGCGGTGGCTCGCCGGAACATGGCCAGCATGCCGCGGCGCCGGTGTGCGTGTCGGGCGCCACCGGCTACGTCGGCTCGTGGCTGGTCCGCACGCTGCTGCGGCGGGGCCGCCGCGTCCACGCCACGGCGAGGGATCCAG AGGAGCGGGCGAGGTCGCAGGTGCTGGAGCCGGCGACGCGGGGCATCATCAACGTGCTTCGGTCCTGCGTCCGCGCCGGGACCGTCCGCCGGGTCATCTTCACCTCCTCCGTCAGCACCTTGtcttccgcggcggcggcgggcgcggaGGAGGGGGTCGTCGACGAGTCATGCCTCCGAGACCTCGACGACGTCTGGGCCACCAAGCCCATCGGCTGG GTCTACATCCTGTCGAAGCggctggcggaggaggcggcgttcTCGTTCGCGCGAGACAACGGCATCCACCTCGTCTCCATCGTGCTGCCCACCGTCGCCGGCCCGTTCCTGACGCCGGCCGTGCCCACCAGCGTGCAGCTCCTCCTCTCCCCCGTAACAC GAGACCCGAAGCTGCACGCGCTGCTGGCGTCGGTGCACGCGAGGTTCGGGTGCGTGCCGCTGGCGCACGTCCAGGACGCCTGCGACGCGCACGTCTTCCTCATGGACGCGCCGGCCGCCGAGGGGCGGTACCTGTGCGCCGGCGGGAGCCGCGGGATGGCCCAGATCGCCCGGCTCCTCTCCTCGCACTATCCACCGTTCAAGCCAGCAGAACGGCAAGCAATCGAGCTATGGTTTTTCACGtgtttttcgatttttttctgtgaTCTGATTCTTGGAAAGTTTTGA
- the LOC127312258 gene encoding protein HEAT-STRESS-ASSOCIATED 32, translating to MRGWREELVALSLQGHGHGADGDDDRPEKPRRYGVTEMRSPDYSFRPAHLALQEILESVGPFVDGLKFSGGSHSLMGKELIREITDLAHKHEMYVSTGDWAEHLLRQGPSSFKQYVEECKELGFDTIELNAGSLKLPEEAILRLVRLIKSSGLRAKPLFSVKFDSSDIPASGDRAFGAYIAPVKQSSERVEDVDLLIRRAERCLEAGADMIMIDADDVCQHTDSLRADIVAKIVGRLGLEKTMFETSNANTSEWFVKRYGPRVNLFADHSEVMNLERLRGFDTRRGSRPLLTSPFFLVRRPF from the exons atgagGGGGTGGAGAGAGGAGCTGGTGGCGCTCTCGCTGCAGGGCCACGGCCACGGcgccgacggcgacgacgacCGGCCGGAGAAGCCGCGGCGCTACGGCGTGACGGAGATGAGGAGCCCCGACTACTCCTTCCGCCCCGCCCACCTCGCGCTCCAG GAAATATTGGAGTCTGTCGGTCCATTTGTTGACGGTCTCAAGTTCTCTGGTGGATCTCATAGTCTAATGGGAAAAGAACTGATTAGAGAGATCACCGATTTGGCGCACAAGCATGAGATGTACGTGAGCACAGGTGATTGGGCAGAGCATCTTTTGCGCCAGGGACCATCTTCTTTCAAGCAATATGTAGAG GAGTGCAAAGAGTTGGGATTTGACACCATTGAGCTGAACGCTGGATCTCTCAAGCTCCCTGAAGAGGCTATACTGCGATTAGTCCGCCTGATAAAGAGTAGCGGTTTGCGAGCGAAGCCCCTGTTTTCAGTGAAGTTTGACAGCTCTGATATTCCTGCATCTGGTGATAGGGCGTTTGGGGCTTACATAGCTCCAGTGAAGCAGAGCTCAG AAAGAGTCGAAGATGTTGATCTGTTGATCAGGAGAGCCGAGCGATGCCTGGAGGCAGGTGCAGACATGATCATGATCGACGCCGACGACGTTTGCCAGCACACAGACTCTCTGAGGGCAGACATAGTCGCGAAGATTGTCGGCCGCCTCGGGCTCGAGAAGACCATGTTTGAAACATCCAACGCCAACACCTCCGAGTGGTTCGTCAAACGCTATGGCCCACGG GTGAACCTCTTCGCCGACCACTCCGAGGTGATGAATCTGGAGCGCCTCCGAGGCTTCGACACGCGCAGGGGCAGCCGGCCCTTGCTCACCTCGCCGTTCTTCCTGGTGCGACGGCCTTTCTAA